A section of the Camelus dromedarius isolate mCamDro1 chromosome 14, mCamDro1.pat, whole genome shotgun sequence genome encodes:
- the MATN1 gene encoding cartilage matrix protein, whose translation MGLSRGASGKLLGQASSALTIGPASLAHFPPTLPEASGRDLRGPGCFAPLPSSSLLTFALYSLPSPPHRPLPGHLCRTRPTDLVLVVDSSRSVRPVEFEKVKVFLSQVIESLDVGPNATRVGVVNYASSVKQEFPLRAHSSKAALLQAVRHIQPLSTGTMTGLAIQFAITKALSEAEGGRPRSPDISKVVIVVTDGRPQDSVRDVSARARASGIELFAIGVGRVDKATLQQIASEPQDEHIDYVESYSVIEKLSKKFQEAFCLVSDLCATGDHDCEQVCLSSPGSYTCACREGFTLNSDGKTCNVCSGGSGGGSSATDLVFLIDGSKSVRPENFELVKKFINQIVDTLDVSDKLAQVGLVQYSSSVRQEFPLGRFHTKKDIKAAVRNMSYMEKGTMTGAALKYLIDNSFTVSSGARPGAQKVGIVFTDGRSQDYINDAAKKAKDLGFKMFAVGVGNAVEDELREIASEPVAEHYFYTADFKTINQIGKKLQKKICVEEDPCACESLVKFQTKVEGLLQALTRKHILSQRTLRAVSKRLAILENRIV comes from the exons ATGGGGTTGAGCCGGGGGGCCTCTGGCAAGTTGCTTGGCCAAGCATCTTCCGCACTGACAATAGGACCAGCCAGCCTGGCTCACTTCCCGCCTACCCTGCCTGAGGCCTCGGGGCGAGACCTGCGTGGCCCTGGGTGCTTTGCTCCCTTGCCTTCATCCAGTCTCCTGACCTTTGCCCTCTATTCTTTGCCTTcacccccccaccgccccctcccAGGGCACCTCTGCCGGACCCGGCCCACGGATCTGGTGCTTGTTGTCGACAGCTCACGCAGCGTGCGGCCTGTGGAGTTTGAGAAGGTGAAGGTGTTCCTGTCCCAGGTCATCGAGTCGCTGGATGTGGGGCCCAATGCCACCCGCGTGGGCGTGGTCAACTACGCCAGCTCCGTGAAGCAGGAGTTCCCTCTGCGGGCCCACAGCTCCAAGGCCGCGCTGCTGCAGGCCGTACGCCACATCCAGCCGCTGTCCACTGGCACCATGACGGGTCTGGCCATCCAGTTCGCCATCACCAAGGCCTTAAGCGAAGCTGAAGGCGGTCGCCCCAGGTCCCCTGACATCAGCAAG GTGGTCATCGTCGTGACGGACGGGAGGCCCCAGGACAGCGTGCGGGACGTGTCTGCGCGGGCCCGGGCCAGCGGCATCGAGCTGTTCGCCATCGGCGTGGGCCGCGTGGACAAGGCCACGCTGCAGCAGATCGCCAGCGAGCCTCAGGACGAGCACATCGACTACGTGGAGAGCTACAGCGTCATCGAGAAGCTGTCCAAGAAGTTCCAGGAGGCCTTCTGCT TGGTGTCAGACCTGTGTGCCACGGGGGACCACGACTGCGAGCAGGTGTGTCTCAGCTCCCCAGGCTCCTACACCTGCGCCTGCCGCGAGGGCTTCACCCTGAACAGTGATGGCAAGACCTGCAATG tCTGCAGCGGTGGCAGTGGCGGTGGCAGTTCCGCTACGGACCTGGTCTTCCTCATTGATGGATCCAAGAGTGTGCGGCCGGAGAACTTTGAGCTGGTGAAGAAGTTCATCAACCAGATCGTGGACACGCTGGACGTGTCGGACAAGCTGGCCCAGGTGGGGCTGGTGCAGTACTCGAGCTCCGTGCGCCAGGAGTTCCCGCTGGGCCGCTTCCACACCAAGAAGGACATCAAGGCAGCGGTGCGGAACATGTCCTACATGGAGAAGGGCACCATGACTGGGGCTGCCCTCAAGTACCTCATCGACAATTCCTTCACCGTGTCCAGCGGGGCCAGGCCTGGTGCCCAGAAGGTGGGCATCGTCTTCACTGACGGCCGGAGCCAGGACTACATTAATGATGCTGCCAAGAAAGCCAAGGATCTCG GCTTTAAGATGTTTGCCGTGGGTGTGGGCAATGCCGTGGAGGACGAGCTGAGGGAAATCGCCTCGGAACCCGTGGCCGAGCACTATTTCTATACAGCTGACTTCAAGACCATCAACCAGATTGGCAAGAAGTTGCAGAAGAAGATCTGTGTGG AGGAAGACCCGTGTGCCTGCGAGTCCCTCGTGAAATTCCAGACCAAAGTGGAGGGGCTGCTGCAGGCCCTGACCAGGAAGCATATCCTTTCCCAGAGGACgctgcggg CTGTGAGTAAGCGGCTGGCCATCCTGGAGAACAGAATTGTCTAA